A single window of Nocardioides kongjuensis DNA harbors:
- a CDS encoding MFS transporter, with protein sequence MLQTYRQIFTPATARFSLVGLVARLPISMVGLGIVLLAEHETGSYGFAGSVSAVAVIANAVFAIPQGRLIDRLGQGRVLPVVITLWGIGLALAMGSLSWDWPTWSTYAFAVLAGASLPSVGTCVRARWSHTLADRPALLHTAFSFEAVGDEAVFIAGPVAVTLLATSVHPAAGLGTALVVGLTGTWAFALQRGTEPPAHPRADVHAARPPMPWGAIAPLTLVGAALGVVFGSAEVVTVAFADEQGHQSLAGVFLAVWALGSLLAGVVSGAITWRRGPLARLRIGAVGMAVATLPLAFVPNLTVMGPVLLLSGLAVSPTLIATMSLAEQVLPPPRLTEGMAFIQTGLAVGLAPGAAVAGVVIDEAGASPAYLVCLVGGVLVLVGALLIRVAARPDSVPPHEHNPKRTDRADRAELA encoded by the coding sequence ATGTTGCAGACCTATCGCCAGATCTTCACGCCCGCCACCGCCCGCTTCAGCCTGGTGGGGCTCGTCGCCCGCCTGCCCATCTCGATGGTCGGCCTCGGCATCGTGCTGCTCGCCGAGCACGAGACCGGCTCCTACGGCTTCGCGGGCTCGGTGTCCGCCGTGGCCGTGATCGCCAACGCGGTGTTCGCCATCCCGCAGGGCCGGCTCATCGACCGGCTCGGGCAGGGCCGGGTGCTGCCGGTCGTGATCACCCTGTGGGGCATCGGCCTGGCCCTGGCGATGGGCTCGCTGTCGTGGGACTGGCCGACCTGGTCGACGTACGCCTTCGCCGTGCTGGCGGGTGCCTCGCTGCCGTCGGTCGGCACCTGCGTGCGCGCCCGCTGGTCGCACACGCTGGCCGACCGGCCGGCGCTGCTGCACACGGCGTTCTCCTTCGAGGCCGTGGGCGACGAGGCGGTCTTCATCGCCGGCCCGGTCGCGGTCACCCTGCTCGCCACCTCCGTCCATCCCGCGGCAGGCCTGGGCACGGCCCTCGTCGTCGGCCTCACCGGCACCTGGGCGTTCGCCCTCCAGCGCGGCACCGAGCCGCCGGCCCACCCGCGCGCCGACGTGCACGCAGCGCGGCCGCCGATGCCCTGGGGCGCGATCGCGCCGCTCACCCTGGTCGGCGCGGCGCTCGGCGTCGTGTTCGGCTCGGCCGAGGTGGTCACCGTCGCCTTCGCCGACGAGCAGGGCCACCAGTCGCTGGCCGGGGTATTCCTCGCCGTCTGGGCGCTCGGCAGCCTGCTCGCCGGCGTGGTCTCGGGTGCCATCACGTGGCGCCGCGGCCCGCTGGCCCGACTGCGGATCGGCGCGGTCGGGATGGCGGTGGCGACGCTGCCGCTCGCGTTCGTGCCGAACCTGACCGTGATGGGGCCGGTGCTGCTGCTGAGCGGCCTGGCCGTCTCCCCCACCCTGATCGCGACGATGTCGCTCGCCGAGCAGGTGCTCCCGCCCCCGCGGCTCACCGAGGGCATGGCGTTCATCCAGACCGGGCTGGCGGTCGGGCTCGCCCCCGGCGCCGCTGTCGCCGGGGTCGTGATCGACGAGGCCGGCGCCTCGCCGGCGTACCTCGTGTGCCTGGTCGGTGGCGTCCTCGTCCTCGTCGGCGCGCTGCTCATCCGGGTCGCGGCGCGGCCGGATAGCGTGCCTCCCCATGAGCACAACCCCAAGCGGACCGACCGCGCAGACCGCGCCGAGCTGGCGTAA
- a CDS encoding D-arabinono-1,4-lactone oxidase → MSTTPSGPTAQTAPSWRNWSGLESADGLEVVQPADAAEVAEVVRRARAAGRTVKSAGTGHSFTGIATPRHVHLRPERMRGIVAVDRDAMTVTALAGTQLKVFNAELAQLGLSLHNMGDIAEQTLAGAISTGTHGTGGRAAGLAAQVVGLELVTGTGEVLRASATENPDVLDLGRVGLGALGVLTTITFAVEPLFLLRAEERPMSWTDALAAFDDLTAAHDHVDMYWFPHSDRMLTKRNTRVGTDLTAARPLPRWRAWLDDDLLSNKVFGAQTATLNLVPRAIPAANRFASRLLGPRTYTDIAHRVFTTEREVVFREMEYAVPRAAGLDALRECRTAFERSGLTVSFPVEIRVAPADDVPLSTSYDRDSFYLAFHTHRRADHRAYFALMEPIMRAHGGRPHWGKLHTLDADDVAGLYPRLPELLALRERLDPDRVFTNTYLDRVLGA, encoded by the coding sequence ATGAGCACAACCCCAAGCGGACCGACCGCGCAGACCGCGCCGAGCTGGCGTAACTGGTCGGGCCTCGAGTCGGCCGACGGTCTCGAGGTCGTCCAGCCCGCCGACGCCGCCGAGGTCGCCGAGGTCGTGCGCCGGGCCCGGGCCGCCGGCCGCACGGTGAAGAGCGCGGGGACGGGCCACAGCTTCACCGGCATCGCGACCCCGCGGCACGTCCACCTGCGTCCCGAGCGGATGCGCGGCATCGTCGCCGTCGACCGCGACGCGATGACCGTCACGGCCCTGGCGGGCACCCAGCTCAAGGTGTTCAACGCCGAGCTCGCGCAGCTCGGCCTGAGCCTGCACAACATGGGCGACATCGCCGAGCAGACCCTCGCCGGAGCGATCTCGACGGGCACCCACGGCACCGGCGGTCGCGCGGCGGGGCTGGCGGCCCAGGTGGTCGGCCTCGAGCTGGTCACCGGCACCGGCGAGGTGCTGCGGGCCTCGGCGACCGAGAACCCCGACGTGCTCGACCTGGGCCGGGTGGGCCTGGGTGCCCTCGGCGTGCTGACGACGATCACCTTCGCCGTCGAGCCGCTCTTCCTGCTGCGCGCCGAGGAGCGGCCGATGTCGTGGACCGACGCGCTCGCCGCCTTCGACGACCTGACCGCGGCCCACGACCACGTCGACATGTACTGGTTCCCCCACTCCGACCGGATGCTGACCAAGCGCAACACCCGCGTCGGCACCGACCTCACCGCGGCCCGGCCACTGCCCCGCTGGCGGGCCTGGCTCGACGACGACCTGCTCTCCAACAAGGTCTTCGGCGCCCAGACCGCCACGCTCAACCTCGTGCCGCGGGCGATCCCGGCCGCCAACCGGTTCGCGTCGCGGCTGCTGGGGCCGCGCACCTACACCGACATCGCCCACCGGGTGTTCACCACCGAGCGCGAGGTGGTCTTCCGCGAGATGGAGTACGCCGTGCCCCGCGCAGCCGGCCTGGACGCGCTGCGCGAGTGCCGCACCGCGTTCGAGCGCTCCGGGCTCACCGTGTCGTTCCCGGTCGAGATCCGGGTCGCGCCGGCCGACGACGTGCCGCTGTCGACGTCGTACGACCGCGACTCGTTCTACCTCGCCTTCCACACCCACCGCCGCGCCGACCACCGCGCGTACTTCGCCCTGATGGAGCCGATCATGCGGGCCCACGGGGGCCGGCCGCACTGGGGCAAGCTGCACACCCTCGACGCCGACGACGTCGCCGGGCTCTACCCGCGCCTGCCCGAGCTCCTCGCGCTGCGCGAGCGGCTCGATCCGGACCGGGTCTTCACCAACACCTACCTCGACCGGGTGCTCGGTGCCTGA